The Pseudomonas sp. SCA2728.1_7 DNA segment AACTGCTGGCTACACCTACGAAAGCGGCAACCTGTTTTCCCCAGGGGCGATCGAAGCAAGAAATCGCGTGCAGACTTACTTGAAGGCCCGCGCTGCGCTCACCAAGAGTGGCAAGTTGACGACTCTGAAAGAGGCAGACCTTCAGAAAAACAAAAAGGCCTATCTGGACGCCACAAACTGCGTCATTGATGGTAAAGCCCGGATGTGCGGTTATTTAAAGGAAGTCGCCAACGAGCGCGAAAAAGTCGAAAAAGACTTTGCTGCTTATATCGATGCGATTTTGAAAGTTGCCGACTATGGGCTGGCCCTACCGGAATTTGCGCTAATTCCTGACACTGGCGACATCAGCGCAGGTATCGAGAAATTCAAGGCATATCTCGAGATGGAGCAGCGCCAGATCAAGCTCACGGAGCAGATCCGCACGAAATATAAAGCCTGGATTGACGCCAGCGGGCAAAACGTCGCGGCACCTGCAGGTATCGTGGAGGCGGAACGGGCAGAATGGCAGCGCATTCAGCAAGATCGCCTGCAACTTCGCGATGACGCAGAGGCTGCAGTGGCCGCAGCCCTGCCGCTGCGACATCTGCTGTGGGAGCCCGAGCAATTTCAGCCGAAACCGGAAGAACGCTTGGTCAAAGCAGGCTTTCCTTTGCGCGAAGTAGCACTTTTAAATAGCCCCAACAGTCCTGTCAAACACCTGAGCCTGCTCAATCTCGAGGGCATCACAAAGGTATTGAAAAAGGACGCGAGTGAAATCGGCGCCAAGGCAAGCAAAGACTTGCAGAAACTTCCGGGGAACAGCACCGGGAAAGCAACGTCGGACACTGACGACAATCCTTTCCATGAGTGGCTGCGGCTTGAAGGTGCACTCGCCATCAAAGATCAGCAGAGTGACTGGTTTGATGAGAAAGGCTGGTTTGATGTGGAAATGTTCCACTCTTACCTGAAATCGAAGAACTACAAGGTCGAAACCTTTGAGGATGCCGGAGCCCGCAAGGATTGGGGACTTCGTCTTCGTCAGTTGCTGTTCAAGGAAGAAGTCAGAAGCTCCTTGCGCCTGTTCGACAATAGTCCTCAAGCTCAACTCGTGCGTTGCCTCACACCGCCACAGCCATCAATCCACACCGGCGCCAAGATAACCGGCCCGACATTCAGTGTGGCGGATAACTTCAAAGCCTCCGCGAAGGCAGAAGTGAGTCTGGGCATTGACCTCGCCCGTGGCGAAGTTGAATTGATGAAAATGGATCTTCCGGGCAGAGATCAGGCCCAAGACATCCTGATCCCTTACCTCGACTATGAGAAAAACCGCAAAAACCTGAATCTAGGTCGGTTCTCGATCCACCTGGGCGCTAGAGCCTGGGGATACACCGGCGCCACCCTCCTCCTTTCCTCCAGCGTGCAGTTGGGACGGGCAAACGTACAAGGCGGCCTGAACCTACCGGAAATCACCGACGCAAAACGACCGGATACGACACATGCAACCGCTGCAACCGCGAGAAGCGAACCGGTGCTGGAAGGTAACGCGGCAAAAGTTCGGGTAGAGGACGGCGCCAAAGCCCAGTTCAACCTCTTTGCGGGAGTGCAGGCAGGGATCCTACTGACAGGCGCCTTGAACTGGGCGCCGCCAAAAGAAATCGCAGCATTGCGAACCGCACCTTCACCAGGAATGACCAACAGCGTCAACAGCACCAAAGCCAGCCAATGGTCGAGTCTGGCGCGACTGACCGCCGGTTTCACCGCCGCATACGGCCTCGGTGCATCAGCAGACATCGGTATTTCCTTGCACGAAGGCCGCTTCATCATGCGGTTCAAGGCATCCGTCATTGTCGGTGCCGGAGCCGGCGGCGAATTCCAGTTCGAAGTCGGTTATGACGGCGTCATTGACCTGATTAACCTCCTGCGCCGTGAGATGCACAAAAATCAGGATAAATCGCTGATTTTTGTTACGGATGAAGCTGCCGAGTACATCGACAAACTGAACTTCCTAGGTGCTAATGGCTTTGAAGTTGCAATGTTTTACATGCAAGGTGTTGATATCGTAATGTCGTTGTATGAGGCGTTAACCGGCGGAGGTAAAGGGGCGACGATCGCTCATACGATTATGAACTATCGTAATCAAACTGAGCTGGACCAATGGATCTTAGCAGCAACCCCTGGTGCGCTTGGGCCTATGTTCATGACACTAATTTCCGCTGCTGAAGAATTTAAGATAGAGGAATACGGCGGAAGCGGCGCAAAAACAAAGACATATTCAAAAGACCAGTGCCAACTACTTCAACAACAAGCTATAGAACGTATACTTGGACTGATTGTTCGCCAAGCAGAATCACAAGGAACAGTCCCTCTTGCACAAGCACAGTTTGAAGAGGCGTGCATGAGCATGAATCGCTTTGGGACAAAAGCCGCCAGCGCCGCAGAGCAAACTTATTGTGAAAACAGACTGGGAATGGACAATTTCATGTCTGAAGCGGTCTTAAGACTAGCTAGCGTTGATAACGACAGAATGCGCAGCCGATACAAAAAACACGTTGAGATCCTTGGCGGACGCTTGGATGGATATTGCAAACGTACAAGATACTATGGCAATACATTCTTGCCGAGCGGCCAAGCAACTTACGTTGACCCAAAACACTAAACAGAAGATTATTTATGCCAATCAGATCCAAATGGTTCGCAGGATTACTTGCCATAACTTTGTGCAGCCAAGCGCATGCCGATCTTTCCTCATCACAAAAAGAAGCAAAAGAGAGAGGCCTGGTACTCTACAACCAATACAAACCTGCGGCTGCAGAATTAAAAATTGCCGCCGAAGCGGGTGATGCCGAGTCGCAATATTATTTGGGAGAGGAACTTCGACAGCAAAAACAATACATTACTGCCGAGGCTCAAAAATGGTATGAAGCCGCAGCTTTGCAAGGCGATTTGTACGCAATGTTACGACTAGCGACATCAAATAATGACTTATGCGAGGTCATGAACAATTGCCCTGAGGGCACGAAAAAACGCACTGACTGGCTGGAGTTATTAAACAAAGAAAGTGAACAAAAAGCAGATAATGGTGATGGCGAAGCAATGTACATTAAATATCTGTCGTCTGGGCAATTAGAGTGGCTGGAAAAATCCGCAGCAGCTAACTTCTCCAGAGGCCAGTGGCTTTTGGCAAATCGCTACAAAGAAGGTGAAAAATTTTTTCTGCCTTGGAAACGAACTGAAGAAGTCGGACGTTGGTTAAAAGCGTCAGCTGAAAATGGTTTCCCCGCAGGAATGCTTGAATACTCCGCATTTCTTTATGAAAACGGTGGCGATATCGGGGTAGCCCGGCATTGGATCGAAGAGGCGGCAAAAACGGGGTACGAGTCTGGCGTCAGCAGCTACGGAGCCTACCTTGCTCATGCCCCTTCCCTATATGATTTTCCGCTTGACCTAGTAAAAGGTTACGCACTGACATCATTACTGAAGGAACTTGATGGCGGTGGGAATATACAGCCTTACGTGGATGAAGTTCTGCCAGAAATTTCTGAAAAAATGAGTGCTGAGCAGATAGCAGAAGCCAGGGTATTTGCACAGCAGTGGAAAAATACGCATCCTCCCCTATCCTTTTATCCCGGAAAATATGGATTTTGACGAAACATTTTTATTCTACA contains these protein-coding regions:
- a CDS encoding sel1 repeat family protein translates to MPIRSKWFAGLLAITLCSQAHADLSSSQKEAKERGLVLYNQYKPAAAELKIAAEAGDAESQYYLGEELRQQKQYITAEAQKWYEAAALQGDLYAMLRLATSNNDLCEVMNNCPEGTKKRTDWLELLNKESEQKADNGDGEAMYIKYLSSGQLEWLEKSAAANFSRGQWLLANRYKEGEKFFLPWKRTEEVGRWLKASAENGFPAGMLEYSAFLYENGGDIGVARHWIEEAAKTGYESGVSSYGAYLAHAPSLYDFPLDLVKGYALTSLLKELDGGGNIQPYVDEVLPEISEKMSAEQIAEARVFAQQWKNTHPPLSFYPGKYGF